A region from the Mucilaginibacter sp. CSA2-8R genome encodes:
- a CDS encoding lipopolysaccharide biosynthesis protein, whose protein sequence is MSTDSVGVQKSNTDTKFPSGSKHIASDEISLKDLFLEIGKAFKYLYSKKYIILFVVLLGCVCGFFYAKSKKIKYIATTTFYLEGAGGGGGSLLGQYAGLAAMAGISVGGSGDGMFQGDNLFELYKSRTMIEKALLKEVIVGNRKYKLIDRYISINKLKQGWKGTKLENLSFDLEKRMSFNRLQDSVLKGIVDDINGNYLNVDKPNKQVSIIRVQVTANNEEFAKDFNEQIVNTVNDFYSQTKTKNSLQNLAILQHQTDSVKRMLNSALYQTVAISDATPNLNPNRQLLRAPAQRSQFNAEANKMILSQLVQNLEVAKITLRKETPLLQVIDQPLYPLELKKVSAVKWAILGGIAFGVLSAVGILIVRFVKNVTND, encoded by the coding sequence ATGAGCACAGATAGTGTTGGGGTACAAAAATCAAATACAGATACTAAGTTCCCGTCTGGAAGTAAGCATATCGCCTCAGATGAAATATCTCTAAAAGATTTATTTCTTGAAATAGGAAAAGCGTTCAAATACCTCTATTCAAAAAAGTATATAATACTTTTCGTTGTATTATTAGGCTGTGTTTGTGGTTTCTTCTATGCCAAATCAAAAAAAATTAAATACATAGCAACAACAACTTTTTACTTAGAGGGCGCAGGTGGCGGCGGAGGTAGTTTGCTTGGACAGTATGCAGGGTTAGCTGCTATGGCAGGTATATCTGTTGGCGGTAGCGGAGATGGTATGTTTCAGGGCGATAATCTTTTTGAGTTGTATAAATCACGCACGATGATTGAAAAAGCTCTTTTAAAAGAGGTCATCGTAGGAAACAGAAAGTACAAATTAATTGACAGGTATATATCAATTAATAAATTGAAGCAGGGTTGGAAAGGTACAAAACTTGAAAACTTAAGTTTTGATTTAGAAAAAAGAATGTCTTTCAACCGGCTACAAGACAGCGTTTTAAAGGGTATTGTTGACGACATAAACGGTAACTACTTAAATGTTGACAAGCCCAATAAACAGGTAAGCATAATAAGAGTGCAGGTTACTGCAAACAATGAAGAATTTGCTAAAGATTTTAATGAGCAAATTGTAAACACTGTAAATGATTTTTACTCGCAAACTAAAACAAAAAATTCGTTGCAAAATTTAGCCATTTTACAACACCAAACTGATTCTGTAAAGCGCATGCTAAATAGTGCGTTATATCAAACAGTTGCTATATCAGATGCCACACCCAATTTAAATCCTAACAGGCAGCTTTTAAGGGCTCCGGCACAACGCTCACAGTTTAATGCTGAGGCCAATAAGATGATTTTAAGTCAGCTTGTGCAAAATTTAGAAGTTGCAAAAATTACTTTGCGTAAAGAGACTCCCTTGCTGCAGGTTATTGACCAGCCTTTATATCCGTTAGAACTTAAAAAAGTAAGTGCTGTTAAATGGGCGATATTGGGAGGAATTGCATTCGGTGTATTGAGTGCGGTAGGCATTCTGATCGTACGTTTTGTTAAAAATGTAACCAATGACTAA
- a CDS encoding ABC transporter permease, with translation MMQSSDKKWIIKSETSIFDVKFKEVAEYRDLLWLLVRRDFVSFYKQTILGPVWFFIQPLFTIVMYSLIFGGVAGISTDGIPQPLFYLAGIITWNYFSDCLIKTSTIFKDNALIFGKVYFPRLIMPLSLVFSNLVRFAVQIVLFVILMVFYYIKGSNISMNMYALLFPLLVVLMAILGLGFGMIISALTTKYRDLAFIVTFGVPLLMYATTVVYPLSATPTKFYWIVKLNPLTPIIEHFRYGFLGSGTISWPSLIYSAVCSIVVLLLGVLIFNKVEKNFIDTV, from the coding sequence ATGATGCAGTCATCAGATAAAAAGTGGATAATTAAATCCGAGACATCCATTTTTGATGTTAAATTTAAAGAAGTTGCGGAGTATCGTGACTTACTCTGGCTTTTGGTAAGACGGGATTTTGTCTCATTTTACAAGCAGACAATTTTAGGTCCTGTTTGGTTCTTTATCCAACCGTTATTTACGATTGTTATGTATTCCCTTATTTTTGGAGGAGTAGCGGGCATATCAACCGATGGCATACCGCAGCCTCTATTTTATTTGGCAGGAATTATAACTTGGAATTACTTTTCTGATTGTTTAATTAAAACCTCTACAATTTTTAAAGACAATGCCTTGATTTTTGGTAAGGTATATTTTCCAAGATTGATAATGCCTTTAAGTTTAGTTTTTTCAAATCTGGTACGGTTTGCTGTTCAAATTGTATTATTCGTTATCCTGATGGTATTCTATTATATAAAAGGGTCAAATATCAGCATGAATATGTATGCCTTGTTATTCCCGTTATTAGTTGTTTTAATGGCTATACTTGGGTTAGGATTTGGAATGATTATCTCAGCCCTTACAACAAAATACAGAGATTTAGCTTTTATAGTGACCTTTGGTGTTCCATTATTAATGTATGCCACTACCGTAGTGTACCCTTTGAGCGCTACCCCCACTAAGTTCTATTGGATTGTTAAACTTAACCCTTTGACGCCAATTATCGAGCATTTTAGATATGGTTTTTTAGGTAGCGGAACTATTTCCTGGCCATCTTTAATATATTCAGCTGTTTGCTCAATAGTAGTATTGCTATTAGGGGTTTTAATATTTAACAAAGTTGAAAAGAACTTTATTGATACAGTGTAA
- a CDS encoding polysaccharide ABC transporter ATP-binding protein: MSDIVIKAENISKAYQLGEISTGTLSRDLERAWAKLRGKEDPFLKVGETNDRTKKGKSDFVWSLKDINFEIKQGDAVGIVGRNGAGKSTLLKILSKVTTPTTGQITGTGRIASLLEVGTGFHPELTGRENIYLNGAILGMRKHEIKRKFDEIVDFSGVERYVDTPVKRYSSGMYVRLAFAVAAHLESEILIVDEVLAVGDVEFQKKCLGKMGEVSKGEGRTVLFVSHNMAAVNTLCNIAFQLKFGNLVGIDTPKKIIESYLTTEKQEAYYDFLESGKYIGDNSVMLRSIKVINPDFQVYESIFVTDKLGIQIEYEIKNDNFKPEPTLALKTRDDVIIIHCVGNFKQYTTGVYRVVYWIPENFLNDMDYVALIGITTSNPVTIHCEHEILFTVYDDVNAPTRGDYKDKMHGFIRPLLDRQCERIE, encoded by the coding sequence ATGAGCGATATAGTAATAAAGGCCGAAAATATCTCAAAGGCCTATCAATTAGGCGAGATTAGTACAGGTACGCTCAGTAGAGATTTGGAGCGTGCTTGGGCGAAACTTAGAGGTAAGGAAGACCCGTTTTTAAAAGTTGGTGAAACCAACGATCGTACTAAAAAAGGTAAGAGTGATTTTGTTTGGAGTTTAAAGGATATAAACTTTGAGATAAAGCAAGGCGATGCTGTTGGAATTGTTGGCCGCAATGGAGCAGGGAAGAGTACCCTCCTAAAAATCCTCAGTAAAGTAACTACGCCAACTACTGGTCAAATTACTGGTACCGGACGAATAGCCAGTTTGCTTGAGGTTGGAACGGGCTTTCATCCTGAGCTTACCGGAAGAGAAAATATCTATCTCAACGGCGCTATTTTAGGTATGCGCAAACATGAAATAAAAAGGAAATTTGATGAAATTGTAGATTTTTCTGGCGTTGAGAGATATGTAGACACGCCCGTGAAGCGCTATTCATCCGGAATGTACGTACGTTTGGCTTTTGCAGTAGCTGCGCATCTCGAATCGGAGATATTAATTGTAGACGAAGTGCTTGCCGTAGGAGATGTTGAGTTTCAAAAAAAGTGTTTGGGTAAGATGGGAGAAGTAAGTAAAGGCGAAGGACGAACGGTGCTTTTTGTTAGCCACAATATGGCTGCCGTAAATACTTTATGCAATATCGCTTTTCAATTGAAATTTGGAAACTTGGTTGGCATTGATACTCCCAAAAAGATAATCGAGTCATATTTAACCACAGAGAAACAAGAGGCTTACTATGACTTTTTAGAAAGCGGTAAATATATAGGTGATAACTCTGTTATGTTGCGCAGTATAAAAGTGATAAATCCAGATTTTCAAGTTTACGAGTCTATCTTTGTCACGGACAAATTAGGCATTCAGATAGAGTATGAAATAAAGAATGATAATTTCAAACCTGAGCCTACATTAGCGCTAAAAACGCGGGATGACGTCATTATAATTCACTGCGTTGGTAATTTCAAGCAATATACAACAGGTGTTTACAGGGTTGTTTACTGGATACCCGAAAACTTTTTAAATGATATGGACTATGTTGCGCTAATAGGTATTACAACAAGTAATCCTGTTACAATTCATTGCGAACACGAGATTTTATTTACGGTATACGATGATGTGAATGCGCCGACCAGAGGAGATTATAAAGATAAAATGCACGGTTTTATAAGGCCTCTATTAGACAGACAATGTGAACGTATTGAGTAG
- a CDS encoding DUF6492 family protein encodes MITPKNIVKLFWYRLRSNLTSNQVTKTDYDRKFWFSYLKNFVSDINLQSKPKGDFEVIDVLIPAVERDLNTLKYAIQSLKKFSCNPINQIYIVAPDSEKISDFAQQNGCIYVKDQAINNIKKNDIKYSVDGLDRSGWLFQQLVKLSWTDISSAEYCLIFDADTMILRDQVFVTNQRKLVLNCSDEYHTPYYAVFKKLLKRDVDFPLSFVSHYMIFERGTTIELQKRLDELNNTTWIKAILNHCDYNSHSGFSEYELYGHYMYLYHRNSIIVNYWYNQLLTRKEFERKDEFFDASKYKSASCHWYNS; translated from the coding sequence TTGATTACCCCTAAAAATATAGTAAAACTTTTTTGGTATCGTTTGAGATCTAACCTTACCAGTAATCAGGTGACCAAAACTGATTACGATAGAAAGTTTTGGTTTAGTTACTTGAAAAACTTTGTCAGCGACATCAATTTACAAAGTAAGCCGAAAGGTGATTTTGAAGTCATTGACGTTTTAATTCCTGCTGTTGAACGCGATTTAAATACACTGAAATATGCAATTCAATCATTAAAAAAATTTTCATGTAATCCAATAAATCAAATTTACATAGTTGCGCCCGACTCAGAAAAAATAAGTGACTTTGCGCAACAAAACGGATGCATTTATGTGAAAGACCAAGCTATTAATAACATAAAAAAAAATGATATTAAATACTCTGTTGACGGTTTAGACAGAAGCGGATGGTTATTTCAGCAGTTGGTTAAATTAAGTTGGACTGATATTTCCTCAGCAGAATACTGTTTAATATTCGATGCAGATACTATGATTTTGAGGGATCAAGTTTTTGTTACTAACCAAAGAAAGTTGGTCTTAAACTGTTCTGATGAATATCATACACCGTATTACGCCGTATTTAAGAAGCTTTTAAAAAGAGACGTTGACTTTCCGTTATCTTTTGTTTCGCATTATATGATTTTCGAGCGGGGTACTACTATTGAATTGCAAAAAAGACTGGACGAATTAAATAATACCACTTGGATTAAAGCGATCTTAAATCATTGCGACTATAATTCTCACTCAGGCTTTTCGGAGTATGAGTTGTATGGACACTACATGTATCTTTATCACAGAAACAGTATAATTGTCAACTATTGGTACAACCAATTATTAACGCGTAAAGAGTTTGAAAGAAAAGACGAATTTTTTGATGCTTCAAAGTACAAGTCAGCATCGTGTCATTGGTACAACTCTTAA